From a region of the Cucumis sativus cultivar 9930 chromosome 6, Cucumber_9930_V3, whole genome shotgun sequence genome:
- the LOC101216004 gene encoding growth-regulating factor 1 isoform X1 yields the protein MDFGVVGLDSFVDSSDAPSPHPASDPDTNLKSLGSAFSKQDRSGFVDDDWRSSKIPKTETVSASSKTMPLHQGFPLLRSNTLLSSDGRQKEHMLSFSSVKSETSLQSKDSDLISRNTQNSIFPYNQQKSSVYSRNTETSAVSRGFCWCAGCVSGSYSSMHGPVAGIRGPFTQSQWIELEHQALIYKYLSSNVPVPSNLLIPLKKSLYPYGLTCSSAGSLPPNTRWGSFHLGFSGNADPEPGRCRRTDGKKWRCSRDAVADQKYCERHINRGRHRSRKPVEGQTGHSAPGTTNPTAMVATMSTSLSSTVMPSGGASNNLPIIQHQLKSLHPVAASDPGADAPVNRLLNKETVCSRIQESGGLSMMSSTVNLMSSNDKSGAKQEISIGESTQSEFGLVSTDSLLNPSQRGSYPNPKNYDSFLIFNDQESQDQDQHPLRQFFEDWPKDQSSRSVMTWPEEFKSDWTQLSMSIPMSDFSSSSSSPTHEKLAQSPLRLSRELEPIQMNLGVSRNDGELVQKQGNQITMSWGSSMGGPLGEALTNGSSCVKASKVPPSLNLLAEGWDGGQLGSSPTGVLQKATFCSLSNSS from the exons ATGGACTTTGGGGTAGTGGGGTTGGATAGTTTTGTGGATTCAAGTGATGCCCCTTCTCCTCACCCTGCATCAGACCCTGATACTAACCTTAAATCTCTTGGATCTGCTTTCTCCAAGCAGGATAGATCTGGGTTTGTTGATGATGACTGGAGGAGCTCCAAGATTCCTAAAACTGAAACTGTCTCTGCTTCTTCCAAGACAATGCCGCTTCATCAAGGCTTCCCTTTGTTGAGATCTAATACTTTGCTTTCTAGTGATGGGCGTCAAAAGGAGCACATGCTTAGCTTCTCTTCAGTTAAATCTGAGACTTCCTTGCAAAGTAAAGACTCTGACCTGATTTCGAGGAATACCCAAAACTCTATTTTTCCTTACAATCAACAGAAATCTTCAGTTTACTCTAGAAATACAG aAACATCAGCAGTGAGTCGAGGGTTTTGTTGGTGTGCAGGATGTGTTTCTGGAAGCTATAGTAGCATGCATGGGCCTGTAGCTGGGATTAGAGGACCGTTTACACAATCACAATGGATTGAGCTTGAACATCAGGCATTGATCTACAAATACCTCTCTTCAAATGTGCCTGTACCTTCTAATTTGCTCATTCCCCTCAAGAAATCCCTCTATCCCTATGGCTTGACTTGCTCTTCGGCTGGATCCTTGCCTCCAAACACAA GGTGGGGTTCTTTCCATTTGGGTTTCTCCGGCAATGCTGATCCTGAACCTGGAAGATGTCGTCGAACTGATGGAAAGAAATGGCGGTGCTCTAGAGATGCTGTTGCCGATCAAAAGTATTGTGAAAGGCACATAAATAGGGGCCGCCATCGTTCAAGAAAGCCTGTGGAAGGCCAGACTGGCCATTCCGCCCCTGGGACCACCAATCCAACAGCCATGGTGGCAACGATGTCCACATCGTTGTCATCTACGGTGATGCCCAGCGGCGGTGCATCCAACAACCTCCCTATCATTCAACACCAGCTCAAGAGTTTGCATCCTGTTGCTGCTTCCGATCCTGGTGCTGATGCCCCTGTCAATAG GTTGCTAAACAAAGAGACTGTGTGTAGCAGAATCCAAGAGTCTGGGGGCCTCTCAATGATGTCTTCCACTGTCAATCTCATGTCATCTAATGATAAATCTGGTGCAAAACAAGAGATTTCAATAGGAGAATCCACTCAATCTGAATTTGGACTTGTTTCCACTGATTCCCTCCTAAATCCTTCACAGAGAGGATCTTATCCCAATCCCAAAAACTATGACTCTTTCCTGATCTTCAACGACCAAGAATCCCAAGACCAAGACCAACATCCACTTAGACAATTCTTCGAGGACTGGCCCAAGGACCAGTCTAGTCGCTCGGTCATGACTTGGCCTGAAGAATTCAAGTCAGATTGGACACAGCTCTCCATGTCGATACCCATGTCTGATTTCTCCTCATCATCGTCCTCACCAACACATGAGAAGCTAGCTCAATCCCCTCTCAGGCTGTCTAGGGAGCTTGAGCCAATCCAGATGAATTTGGGGGTAAGCAGAAATGATGGTGAGCTAGTTCAGAAGCAAGGCAATCAGATAACTATGTCATGGGGAAGTTCAATGGGGGGTCCTTTGGGAGAGGCATTAACAAACGGCAGCAGCTGTGTGAAAGCAAGCAAAGTGCCACCATCACTGAACCTCTTAGCCGAAGGATGGGATGGCGGTCAGCTTGGATCCTCACCTACTGGTGTGTTGCAAAAGGCAACATTTTGCTCCCTTTCGAACAGCAGTTGA
- the LOC101216004 gene encoding growth-regulating factor 1 isoform X2, with product MDFGVVGLDSFVDSSDAPSPHPASDPDTNLKSLGSAFSKQDRSGFVDDDWRSSKIPKTETVSASSKTMPLHQGFPLLRSNTLLSSDGRQKEHMLSFSSVKSETSLQSKDSDLISRNTQNSIFPYNQQKSSVYSRNTGCVSGSYSSMHGPVAGIRGPFTQSQWIELEHQALIYKYLSSNVPVPSNLLIPLKKSLYPYGLTCSSAGSLPPNTRWGSFHLGFSGNADPEPGRCRRTDGKKWRCSRDAVADQKYCERHINRGRHRSRKPVEGQTGHSAPGTTNPTAMVATMSTSLSSTVMPSGGASNNLPIIQHQLKSLHPVAASDPGADAPVNRLLNKETVCSRIQESGGLSMMSSTVNLMSSNDKSGAKQEISIGESTQSEFGLVSTDSLLNPSQRGSYPNPKNYDSFLIFNDQESQDQDQHPLRQFFEDWPKDQSSRSVMTWPEEFKSDWTQLSMSIPMSDFSSSSSSPTHEKLAQSPLRLSRELEPIQMNLGVSRNDGELVQKQGNQITMSWGSSMGGPLGEALTNGSSCVKASKVPPSLNLLAEGWDGGQLGSSPTGVLQKATFCSLSNSS from the exons ATGGACTTTGGGGTAGTGGGGTTGGATAGTTTTGTGGATTCAAGTGATGCCCCTTCTCCTCACCCTGCATCAGACCCTGATACTAACCTTAAATCTCTTGGATCTGCTTTCTCCAAGCAGGATAGATCTGGGTTTGTTGATGATGACTGGAGGAGCTCCAAGATTCCTAAAACTGAAACTGTCTCTGCTTCTTCCAAGACAATGCCGCTTCATCAAGGCTTCCCTTTGTTGAGATCTAATACTTTGCTTTCTAGTGATGGGCGTCAAAAGGAGCACATGCTTAGCTTCTCTTCAGTTAAATCTGAGACTTCCTTGCAAAGTAAAGACTCTGACCTGATTTCGAGGAATACCCAAAACTCTATTTTTCCTTACAATCAACAGAAATCTTCAGTTTACTCTAGAAATACAG GATGTGTTTCTGGAAGCTATAGTAGCATGCATGGGCCTGTAGCTGGGATTAGAGGACCGTTTACACAATCACAATGGATTGAGCTTGAACATCAGGCATTGATCTACAAATACCTCTCTTCAAATGTGCCTGTACCTTCTAATTTGCTCATTCCCCTCAAGAAATCCCTCTATCCCTATGGCTTGACTTGCTCTTCGGCTGGATCCTTGCCTCCAAACACAA GGTGGGGTTCTTTCCATTTGGGTTTCTCCGGCAATGCTGATCCTGAACCTGGAAGATGTCGTCGAACTGATGGAAAGAAATGGCGGTGCTCTAGAGATGCTGTTGCCGATCAAAAGTATTGTGAAAGGCACATAAATAGGGGCCGCCATCGTTCAAGAAAGCCTGTGGAAGGCCAGACTGGCCATTCCGCCCCTGGGACCACCAATCCAACAGCCATGGTGGCAACGATGTCCACATCGTTGTCATCTACGGTGATGCCCAGCGGCGGTGCATCCAACAACCTCCCTATCATTCAACACCAGCTCAAGAGTTTGCATCCTGTTGCTGCTTCCGATCCTGGTGCTGATGCCCCTGTCAATAG GTTGCTAAACAAAGAGACTGTGTGTAGCAGAATCCAAGAGTCTGGGGGCCTCTCAATGATGTCTTCCACTGTCAATCTCATGTCATCTAATGATAAATCTGGTGCAAAACAAGAGATTTCAATAGGAGAATCCACTCAATCTGAATTTGGACTTGTTTCCACTGATTCCCTCCTAAATCCTTCACAGAGAGGATCTTATCCCAATCCCAAAAACTATGACTCTTTCCTGATCTTCAACGACCAAGAATCCCAAGACCAAGACCAACATCCACTTAGACAATTCTTCGAGGACTGGCCCAAGGACCAGTCTAGTCGCTCGGTCATGACTTGGCCTGAAGAATTCAAGTCAGATTGGACACAGCTCTCCATGTCGATACCCATGTCTGATTTCTCCTCATCATCGTCCTCACCAACACATGAGAAGCTAGCTCAATCCCCTCTCAGGCTGTCTAGGGAGCTTGAGCCAATCCAGATGAATTTGGGGGTAAGCAGAAATGATGGTGAGCTAGTTCAGAAGCAAGGCAATCAGATAACTATGTCATGGGGAAGTTCAATGGGGGGTCCTTTGGGAGAGGCATTAACAAACGGCAGCAGCTGTGTGAAAGCAAGCAAAGTGCCACCATCACTGAACCTCTTAGCCGAAGGATGGGATGGCGGTCAGCTTGGATCCTCACCTACTGGTGTGTTGCAAAAGGCAACATTTTGCTCCCTTTCGAACAGCAGTTGA